In Borrelia parkeri, the genomic stretch TTGACCTACATTAACATTTTCTTCCTTAATTTCATCAAGTTCAAAATCCTGCTCCAAAACCTTAACATCTCTATTGAAAGGAACGCCACTAATATTATCCTCAACAATACCGTCATTACTAATCTTACTGATAATACTTCTTAAACCTTCACCATGATTACAACTTGTAATAAATAAAACTAAAACCACTATTAATAATAAACTTACCTTGCGTCCCATAATATACCTTTCCTTTAATTGACAATATAAGGATATATATATAGCATTATATTGCAATTTTATAAAAGTAAAAAAGCATAATTTCAACAAAAATTTAAAATCCTTAATAACTACTATATCAAATTCCTATCTTGCCAATTACAAACTTGACAAGTCCAATATCAAACCCAAATGCTCGTAGATTATATTACAAATTAACAATATTTAATTGTGAATTTAAAGATCTGTTACCTTGTAATAAGGTAACAGAAAGTAAACATATTTCAAACTATACTTATTAAGTTTATTTCAAATTTTATAATCAATACTTCTTAGTAAAAGCAAGTTCAAACGCCAAACCAGCATTTTCTTTGAAATTTATCTCAAATTGAGGCTGAAATCCTCCCAAGGATATACCCAATTTTTCTCGAAGGTTCCTATTATAACTAGACGCATATGTAAAAGGAATTATTATTTCAACAATCCGTGTTACAAACAAAGTAATTCCACCTAAAGACATCAAAGATAATGCAACCGTTGGTGTATTAATACCTTGATGTTGAGAAAGAGAATATATACCACCACTAATCAAACCGAAACCCAACATATCAAATCCTAAAATCAGTAATCCACCAGTAATATCTCCTTGCACGAATGAACCTGTACCAAAACCCACAAAAAAATTCAATAAAAAAGGCACTAAAGTATTTTGTTTATGAATTTCATAAAGTAACAACTTGTTATCCATATTACCTCTAACAACTACAGTATCAGAAGCCATCTCATCATAACTTTGGGAAAAACTAACAACAATACAAACAAAAAATAACATTAAAATTAATACTTGTTTCATAAACACCTTACCTTCAAAAAAACGCTCAACATTTTCATCATATCCTATTATAACATATAAAAAGTCAATAATTCTCTTACCATGATACTCATTCTGTTATAAGATATTTATAACAAAAACTCTATTCATTAAATCCTTTATTGCTTACTCCTACTCTCCCATTCTCCCTTCTTTCTATTTATTCTTCTCCTTCATCTCCTTCTTCC encodes the following:
- a CDS encoding P13 family porin codes for the protein MKQVLILMLFFVCIVVSFSQSYDEMASDTVVVRGNMDNKLLLYEIHKQNTLVPFLLNFFVGFGTGSFVQGDITGGLLILGFDMLGFGLISGGIYSLSQHQGINTPTVALSLMSLGGITLFVTRIVEIIIPFTYASSYNRNLREKLGISLGGFQPQFEINFKENAGLAFELAFTKKY